A genome region from Coprococcus phoceensis includes the following:
- a CDS encoding phospholipase D family protein — MEKKHLFSLRSLPIGKILLLFLLIYIALLAIPYIQHKNVSVSYQKKFAKQSFYSDTAGTERVAYINDNTDALLYRLHMLDEAKDEIILSTFDFNADKSGQDMMASLLHAADRGVSVRILVDGISGFLDVKRNSWFQALASHENVSIRIYNPINLLKPWNLQARMHDKYVIVDQKMYLLGGRNTTNLFLGDYSRSKNIDRELFVYETAENDSSSIRQLTDYFESVWALSDSKEYTCKKMTKKIQSCKAKLENRYTSLKEKYPDAYSTWDYEALTLHTNKVSLLSNPIKSENKEPWMWYSLHQLMMQGEQVRIYTPYIICGKEMYQDLTELHEKNIPVEIITNDVASGANPWGCTDYLNQKKNIWETGARVYEFMGAHSCHTKAVLIDDRMSIVGSYNMDMRSTYQDTELMLAVDCPELNSIIQTEMERDKTYSKTMGNDGEYDYGENYHSKDLSFGKKIFYAILRVITIPLRRFL; from the coding sequence ATGGAAAAGAAACACTTATTTTCACTCAGAAGCTTACCAATCGGAAAGATTTTACTTCTCTTTTTGCTAATTTATATTGCGCTGCTTGCCATTCCATATATTCAACACAAGAATGTCTCTGTATCTTATCAGAAAAAGTTCGCAAAACAGTCATTTTACAGTGATACTGCCGGTACGGAACGGGTTGCATATATCAATGACAACACAGATGCCTTATTGTACCGATTACATATGCTTGACGAGGCAAAAGACGAAATCATCCTCTCTACTTTTGATTTTAATGCGGACAAATCAGGGCAGGATATGATGGCATCTCTGCTGCACGCTGCTGACCGTGGCGTCTCGGTTCGCATTCTCGTTGACGGGATCAGCGGATTTTTAGATGTAAAACGAAATTCCTGGTTTCAGGCACTTGCCTCGCACGAAAACGTATCCATTCGCATTTACAATCCTATAAATCTTTTAAAACCTTGGAACTTACAGGCAAGGATGCATGACAAATACGTCATTGTCGACCAGAAAATGTATCTGCTCGGCGGAAGAAATACGACAAATTTATTTCTCGGCGACTACTCCAGGTCCAAAAATATTGATCGTGAATTATTTGTCTATGAGACGGCAGAAAACGACTCTTCCTCCATTCGCCAGCTCACTGACTATTTTGAATCTGTCTGGGCTCTTTCTGACAGCAAAGAATATACATGCAAAAAAATGACCAAAAAGATTCAAAGCTGTAAAGCAAAACTAGAAAATCGGTACACTTCTCTAAAAGAAAAATATCCGGACGCTTACAGTACATGGGACTATGAAGCACTCACACTGCACACAAATAAAGTATCTTTGCTCTCCAATCCAATCAAGTCCGAAAACAAAGAGCCGTGGATGTGGTATTCTCTTCATCAGCTCATGATGCAAGGCGAACAGGTGCGTATCTACACTCCTTATATTATTTGCGGAAAAGAAATGTATCAGGATCTGACAGAACTTCACGAAAAGAACATTCCGGTGGAGATCATCACAAATGATGTGGCAAGCGGTGCAAATCCTTGGGGATGCACAGATTATCTGAACCAGAAAAAAAACATCTGGGAAACCGGCGCCCGCGTCTATGAATTTATGGGAGCTCATTCCTGTCACACAAAAGCTGTTTTGATTGATGACCGCATGAGCATTGTCGGCTCTTATAATATGGATATGCGAAGCACCTATCAGGACACCGAACTGATGCTTGCAGTGGACTGCCCGGAGTTAAATTCCATCATCCAAACTGAAATGGAACGCGACAAAACATACAGCAAAACAATGGGAAATGACGGAGAATATGATTACGGTGAAAACTATCACTCCAAAGATTTGAGTTTTGGAAAAAAGATCTTCTATGCCATACTGCGTGTGATAACCATTCCACTTCGAAGATTCTTGTAA
- a CDS encoding RrF2 family transcriptional regulator: protein MLFTKECDYAIRIMRALSDGELVSVSNICAAEQLPSAMTYKITRKLEKQGLLKSCRGTNGGYCLNRTLSEISLYDICAAVDPDILLLECMKDGYHCSMNNQQKPCLVHREFCRLQSMLLQEMRQKSLSELFFG, encoded by the coding sequence ATGCTGTTTACAAAAGAATGTGATTATGCGATCCGAATTATGAGAGCGCTCTCAGACGGAGAACTTGTCAGTGTCTCCAATATCTGTGCAGCAGAGCAGCTTCCTTCTGCAATGACATACAAAATTACCAGAAAACTGGAAAAACAGGGTCTTTTAAAAAGTTGCCGCGGCACAAATGGCGGATATTGTCTGAACCGGACATTATCTGAGATTTCTCTCTATGACATCTGTGCCGCCGTAGACCCTGACATTCTGCTTTTAGAGTGTATGAAAGACGGCTATCACTGTTCTATGAACAATCAGCAAAAACCATGTCTGGTACATCGGGAATTCTGCCGCCTGCAATCCATGCTTTTGCAGGAGATGCGTCAGAAATCTTTATCTGAATTATTTTTCGGATAA